CAGCTCATGACGGCCGGGACGAGGCATCTCTCCACCATGACGACAGCAGGCTTCGGCAATCCGGTCATTGCCACCCTGGAGCTGTGTGGGTCGCTCCTTCTGTCCGCGCTCGCC
This window of the Acidobacteriota bacterium genome carries:
- a CDS encoding DUF4126 domain-containing protein is translated as QLMTAGTRHLSTMTTAGFGNPVIATLELCGSLLLSALALLIPALAAMLVVLLLVLVTRRFLLRRSAT